The Candidatus Ozemobacteraceae bacterium genomic interval GTTCGAAAGATTGATCATGCTTGTCTCGTGCTATATATAATATTCTATATAAATTTCCGTCGCGATGCGTTCCTGACGCACTACCGGCCGATCAGGGCGTCTTTCGGACCAGGACCCAGACCGTGCCGTGGCTGCCGGCTCTTCCGCAGGGAGGGAAGATGTCGGCCTTCTTGAATGTCTTCGTCGCTTCGGGGTGGGTCTGGCACTTGTAAATACCGCCGATGACGCATCTGTCTCCCGTTTTTCCGGTCATGAATGTTCCTTTGGTGCGCAATTTCCATTGTTCGATGGTTCATGACATGATATCACATTCGTGACATGCATATTCCGATGATATCCCGCGAAACCCGTATCGTATCCGATGTTGCGCGGCGGATGGCGTTGGCCGGCGCAATCGTTTTCCTGAGCCTGTTTTCCGGCGGCTGCATAGGAACGTTCATGGGCAAAGCTCCCCTCCAACACTGGCGAGATCTGCGAAGCCTCGAGTCCTCGATGACCCGGAGCGGGATCGGAAAGACGCTTGTCGAACTGACGGCGCCCGAACTGGTGCCGTCGCCGCAACATCTCACGGCCGGTTTGAGGGTGCCTGCCCAGTATCCTGCCTTGATGCCGGCCTTGGGCGAATCTTCGAGATTTGCTTCGGATGCGTTCAGTCTGCGCGTGCTGACGGCAAACCTGCACCTTCTGCCGCCGCCGTTCGCGGCCGACCATGAGGCGCGCCTGGACGGATTCGCCCGGATCGTTCGCGGCAGAAATCCCGACCTGGTGCTCCTGCAGGAGGTCTGGCTCGAGCGGTATCTGACCGGGCTCCGCCGCAGGCTGCCGGAGTATGCCGCTTTCGCCCCGGAACCCCGGGTCGGCAACCCCACGGGGCTCGTCATCCTCTCCAGGCTTCCGCATGCCGACGCCCGCTACCGGATGTTTCCCGTCCGCCTCGATTTCAATCTCGAAGAAAAACTGGCGCGGAAAGGTTTTCTGGCGGTGACATGCTCCGC includes:
- a CDS encoding endonuclease/exonuclease/phosphatase family protein; amino-acid sequence: MGKAPLQHWRDLRSLESSMTRSGIGKTLVELTAPELVPSPQHLTAGLRVPAQYPALMPALGESSRFASDAFSLRVLTANLHLLPPPFAADHEARLDGFARIVRGRNPDLVLLQEVWLERYLTGLRRRLPEYAAFAPEPRVGNPTGLVILSRLPHADARYRMFPVRLDFNLEEKLARKGFLAVTCSAGPVPFRVVTAHLYAHKGDLEFSFTQAQFQVLKDFCGTMAEPVILGGDMNLEPEALFPLVGGVFAIEPDGGRTAVRGPPGRRIDYVMARSSLDWELSIRSEVVTEPVVSDHFPVFADVTFRQKMR